In the genome of Mucilaginibacter sp. 14171R-50, the window CCCAGGTAAATGAAATAACCACCTGGCTAACGCACGGTGAAATACTGATGAAGGACTGGGGGCTTATCAATAAAATAAAACCCGGCTACCGCGTGCTTTTTTACGGCCCGCCCGGCACGGGTAAAACGCTTACCGCCACGCTTATCGGCAAGCAAACCGGGCGCGATGTTTATCGGATAGATGTTTCGCTGGTAGTTGACAAGTACATCGGCGAGACGGAAAAAAACCTTTCGCGGATATTTGATATAGCAACGGATAAGGATTGGATACTGTTTTTTGATGAGGCTGATGCGCTTTTTGGCAAACGTACCGCCGCAAGTTCATCAAACGACCGGCATGCCAACCAGCAAACTGCATACCTGCTTCAAAGGGTAGAAGATTATCCCGGCGTTGTGATACTGGCTACCAACCTGAAGGCCAACATGGATGATGCCTTTACGCGCAGGTTCCAGGGGATGATACACTTTGCCATGCCTGATGTGGATGAACGCTACACATTATGGCAAAATGCTTTTTCGGGAAAATGCCGGTTGCGTCCCGATATTGATGTATACCGCATAGCCGAAGAGTTTGAACTATCAGGCGGAGCAATTATAAACGTTTTAAGGTATTGCGCTATGTCGGCCGTATCCCGGAACGATCATCTGGTAACACAGTCAGAATTACTGGCGGGGATACGCCGGGAATATAAAAAGGACAACAAAACATTTACGGTGAATATTTTGTGATCATAACGCCTTATGGCAAAACGGGCCTCTATACAAAAAGTAAATAAAGCTGCGGACAGACCGCGCGGTGCAGGCAGTATTACGTTAAAATTTACCCTTATTTATCCCGTTTACAGCAGGCGCGGCCTGGAACATAAGGTGCTTATTGCGGGGATGCTGAACGAATTGGTGCATAAGGGGCAGCTGGTAATTTACGGCTACCTTATAACGGCAACTGAGCTATATCTGGTGCCGGCTTGCGATAAAAAAGATATCGGTGCTATACAAAAACTGGTTGCAGACGCTCTGCGAAAAATTATACGGCGTGATAAGGGTGCAGGCACGGCCATAACGAAGGTGATCGACTTATATCCGGCAGACCTGCGTGCCACCATGATGGAAGACGCCCAGGTAACGTCCCTTTTAACCGGCGGAAGGCTTAAATCTCCTTATAGCAATTACTACTATGTTAAACTGCAGAAACAGGTGCAAACCGAGGAGTTTTCATCGGCGATTGAGTATATCGGCGGTGTTGGCCCGGTTGTAATGACATGTAAACCCAATTAAAAACCGCAGCGCTCGTTATGGAAAGAAAAGCACCCCCTCAGCACCAAAACAGTAATAAGGATACCGTAGTTGTGCCGCACAATAAAGCCGGGCATACAGGCCCGAACCATTTTTACTTGCAGGACCATCGCCCCAACCAGGTATTGCAAAAAAAGCAAAGCGGCGATCCTGCCGCTTTCCGGCCTGTATCGGGTAACTTCGGCAACGCTAAGGGTGCGGGGCTTCCCGGTCAATTGAAAGCAGGTATTGAGGGGCTTTCGGGTTTATCAATGGATGATGTAAAAGTGCATTATAACTCTGATAAGCCGGCACAGGTAAATGCGCTGGCTTATGCTCAGGGTACAGTTATACATCTTGCCCCGGGACACGAAAAACACCTTCCCCACGAAGCCTGGCATGTCGCCCAACAAAAACAAGGGAGGGTAAAGCCAACCCTGCAAATGAAGGGCATACCAAACGTTAATGACGATACAGGTTTAGAGCGGGAAGCAGATGTAATGGGTGCAAAGGCACTTCAGCGCACCGCTGGTTCACCTGCAGGTAACGCTTCATTAAGCGATCTTTCGCATGCAAATGTCACCCCTGATATTATCCAGTATGTAATTGGGCCCGGCGGCATGCTTCATGCGGGCCGCCGAGTTAAAGGTCCGGGCAATGTTATCTATCGCATAATAGGTACCGAGCAGTTTTTGGGTAAACTGAATTACCGGTTAAAGGACGATGATGGTAACGAAATCATAAGGCCGTTTGACGACGCCGCATTTAATTTAGTGCCTTTTGGCGGACCAATTAGCCTCCCACCATCATCCGATAAGCGTGATAAAGCATTGCACAGTGAAGATGAAGGTGGTTACGACAGTAGTGACGAAGAGAGCAGCAGTGAGTCATCCACAGGTGGTTATTCCTCTGATGAAGAAGAGGAAGAGGCTGGATCTCACGATGATGATGAGGAGGAGGTATTTGATGATGACGAGGAACAATTGCCTGACGTTGTGTCTGATGAGGAA includes:
- a CDS encoding ATP-binding protein, producing the protein METEPFLKDIQTELAWLQEVIQQAIGFYLLHEGYDKNWTALPVPDLAGSGSPYADTVNGWNLTACQRIALALAMAPHIRPEILDVFYGRNQLTDRPFTEFGGCPEKGHPGFIPSGQTLSFLLTANDVLKSAELNKVLSDESVLIKEKVISLAEPDEGLPALDGQLIMSKEWVRYFITGEKTAPSYDPAFPAQKISTPMEWSDVVLDHATLAQVNEITTWLTHGEILMKDWGLINKIKPGYRVLFYGPPGTGKTLTATLIGKQTGRDVYRIDVSLVVDKYIGETEKNLSRIFDIATDKDWILFFDEADALFGKRTAASSSNDRHANQQTAYLLQRVEDYPGVVILATNLKANMDDAFTRRFQGMIHFAMPDVDERYTLWQNAFSGKCRLRPDIDVYRIAEEFELSGGAIINVLRYCAMSAVSRNDHLVTQSELLAGIRREYKKDNKTFTVNIL